One stretch of Clavelina lepadiformis chromosome 6, kaClaLepa1.1, whole genome shotgun sequence DNA includes these proteins:
- the LOC143462287 gene encoding putative oxidoreductase TM_0325 produces the protein MSEFASKVILITGAASGFGQATANAFAKKGASLSLVDKDEENLNKVTEQCKKAGASQVLAVVADLRVEDNIVRAMNETIETFDRLDVLVNNAGVCKLGSVENTPMESFDFTFHVNVKAHFHFTQLAVPHLEKTKGIVINVTSVGGEMPTPAAIFYGMSKAALTYFTKSAALGLAEKGIRVNAVAPTSCKTNIQYGPGAIPPDVDVEQVMEFQAKQQPLGGVNIETQDVADAILFLASNSARTITGTCLAVDRGRLLAGSITKMA, from the exons ATGTCAGAATTTGCTTCAAAAGTCATCTTAATTACTG GCGCTGCATCGGGTTTCGGACAAGCAACTGCAAACGCATTTGCCAAGAAAGGAGCTTCATTGAGTTTGGTTGATaaagatgaagaaaatttaaataaagttaCCGAGCAATGCAAGAAGGCCGGTGCAAGTCAG GTGTTGGCTGTAGTCGCCGATTTACGAGTCGAAGACAACATAGTTCGAGCAATGAACGAAACGATTGAAACGTTCGACAGATTGGATGTTCTTGTCAATAACGCAGGAGTTTGTAAGCTGGGCTCTGTGGAGAAC ACTCCGATGGAATCTTTCGATTTCACTTTCCACGTGAACGTGAAGGCTCATTTCCACTTCACCCAGCTTGCTGTGCCCCATTTGGAAAAGACGAAAG GCATCGTGATCAACGTTACCAGTGTGGGAGGAGAAATGCCAACCCCAGCTGCAATTTTCTACGGAATGTCAAAGGCTGCTCTCACATATTTCACCAAGTCAGCAGCATTAG gGTTGGCAGAGAAAGGAATCAGAGTGAATGCAGTGGC ACCCACCAGTTGTAAAACAAATATACAATACGGGCCGGGAGCAATTCCACCAGATGTAGATGTGGAGCAAGTTATGGAATTTCAAGCAAAGCAACAACCGCTGGGTGGCGTCAACATCGAGACACAGGATGTGGCGGATGCCATCCTGTTTCTGGCGTCTAATTCTGCTCGAACCATCACCGGGACCTGTTTGGCTGTGGACAGAGGTCGCTTGCTTGCTGGTTCTATCACTAAGATGGCATAG
- the LOC143462441 gene encoding putative oxidoreductase TM_0325 gives MSEFASKVVLITGAASGFGQATANAFAKKGASLSLVDKDEENLNKVTEQCKKAGASKVLAVVVDLRVEDNIVRAMNETIETFTRLDVLVNNAGITRVGSVEDAPMESFDLLFHVNVKAHFHFTQLAVPHLEKTKGIVINITSVAAETLFPGAIFYGMSKAALTYFTKSAALGKFFHLLELSFFLF, from the exons ATGTCCGAGTTTGCTTCAAAAGTCGTCTTAATTACAG GCGCGGCGTCGGGTTTCGGACAAGCTACTGCAAATGCATTTGCCAAGAAAGGAGCTTCATTGAGTTTGGTTGATaaagatgaagaaaatttaaacaaagttaCCGAGCAATGCAAGAAGGCCGGTGCAAGCAAG GTGTTGGCTGTAGTCGTCGATTTACGAGTCGAAGACAACATAGTTCGAGCAATGAACGAAACGATTGAAACGTTCACCAGGTTGGATGTGCTTGTCAATAACGCTGGTATCACTCGTGTGGGCTCTGTAGAAGAC GCTCCAATGGAATCATTCGATTTACTTTTCCACGTCAACGTGAAGGCTCATTTCCACTTTACCCAGCTTGCTGTGCCCCATTTGGAAAAGACGAAAG GTATCGTGATCAACATTACAAGTGTAGCGGCCGAGACCCTATTCCCAGGCGCAATCTTCTACGGAATGTCGAAGGCTGCGCTCACATATTTCACCAAGTCAGCAGCATTAGGCAAGTTTTTTCATCTTCTTGAATTATcgttttttctattttga
- the LOC143462561 gene encoding uncharacterized protein LOC143462561, with amino-acid sequence MILFLVCLVTMLMTSCRSERLPVSSLHYCHYESSACPVGQFNCGCEDNSTTKCIPWAWVCDGEADCSGGNDEIDCDCPGQFQCGCPNGGGSCKSLPQCVEMSDLCDSRSHCASLRDEFGGQCPNGGGHRCPNGVFRQRRLDCDPCIVLFIMFADQFSDIFETNTTWRIGNVGISSTQAPNKCSGWTSFDDGFDEWNCDCPSCLPSRCACNQPDRYSCRGVGYTCYLNDSAACNGVAECIDGSDEWDCTSCPADRPLRCQCNQPGNYTCDRYEGAMQDVCYEASGNIAGRSLM; translated from the exons atgattttatttctcGTATGTCTTGTCACAATgctgatgacgtcatgtaGAAGCGAGCGACTTCCGGTATCGTCTCTGC ATTATTGTCATTACGAAAGCTCAGCTTGTCCGGTGGGACAGTTCAACTGCGGGTGCGAAGACAACTCAACCACAAAATGTATTCCCTGGGCCTGGGTGTGCGACGGGGAAGCGGACTGCTCGGGTGGAAATGACGAAATAGACTGCGATTGTCCTGGCCAGTTTCAATGCGGTTGCCCAAATGGTGGCGGTTCTTGTAAAAGTCTGCCCCAATGCGTTGAAATGAGCGACTTGTGCGACAGCAGAAGCCATTGCGCCAGTTTGAGGGATGAGTTCGGGGGCCAGTGCCCCAATGGGGGCGGGCATCGGTGCCCGAATGGTGTTTTCAGACAAAGACGTTTGGATTGTGATCCTTGCATCGTGTTATTCATCATGTTTG CTGACCAGTTCTCCGACATATTCGAGACCAACACAACATGGAGGATCGGTAACGTCGGGATTTCATCCACACAAGCTCCGA ACAAATGCAGCGGTTGGACATCTTTCGACGACGGCTTCGACGAATGGAATTGCGATTGTCCATCCTGTCTCCCATCGCGATGCGCCTGCAACCAGCCTGACCGCTATTCATGCAGAGGGGTTGGATACACGTGTTACCTGAACGATA GTGCTGCATGTAATGGGGTGGCTGAATGCATTGATGGATCGGATGAATGGGACTGCACAAGCTGTCCAGCAGACAGGCCGCTGCGCTGTCAATGTAACCAACCTGGCAACTATACTTGTGACAGATACGAGGGAGCGATGCAGGATGTCTGTTACGAGGCCTCCGGTAACATTGCTGGCCGTAGTTTGATGTGA
- the LOC143462562 gene encoding uncharacterized protein LOC143462562 produces the protein MSCEPRSKRRKLDFDAVTIQKVFEERVVMKTDYQPLTHVYQAYLSVKTRYGSYYDMSRLEDVIRLIFKDRPCIMLLTKPRSDFVSVGVMYFSDPNPVMCEYLERVEELRKQVKPDGVTIRFSRKPVFNAESYLKFVLKRVPGTKIINKHCKLSDEDDQKEFDKIISNVLLQ, from the coding sequence ATGTCGTGTGAACCGAGAAGCAAAAGAAGAAAGCTCGATTTCGATGCTGTTACCATTCAAAAGGTGTTTGAAGAAAGGGTAGTGATGAAAACTGATTATCAACCGCTGACACACGTGTATCAGGCGTATCTCTCGGTGAAAACGAGATATGGTAGTTACTATGACATGTCACGCCTTGAAGACGTGATTCGTTTGATATTCAAGGATCGACCATGTATCATGCTACTCACAAAACCACGATCGGACTTCGTTTCGGTGGGTGTGATGTATTTCTCCGATCCCAATCCAGTGATGTGTGAATATCTTGAGAGAGTGGAAGAACTTCGCAAACAAGTCAAACCAGACGGGGTGACAATCCGATTTTCTCGAAAGCCTGTGTTTAATGCAGAATCCTACCTGAAGTTTGTCTTGAAAAGAGTACCAGGCACTAAAATCATCAACAAGCACTGTAAACTATCGGATGAAGACGACCAAAAGGAGTTCGATAAAATCATTTCGAATGTCttgttgcaataa
- the LOC143462286 gene encoding putative oxidoreductase TM_0325, whose protein sequence is MSEFSSKVILITGAASGFGQATANAFAKKGASLSLVDKDEENLNKVTEQCKKAGANKVLAVVADLRVEDNIVRAMNETIETFARLDVLVNNAGVCKLGSVENVPIDSFDSTFHVNVKAHFHFTQLAVPHLEKTKGNVINIASIVGEMPTPGAIFYGMSKAALIYFTKSAALSLAEKGIRVNAVAPSGCDTNLLNWPESSQPGISMEEILKFHAKDQPLGGINIEKQDVVDAILFLASNSARTITGTCLAVDRGRLLAGSITKLV, encoded by the exons ATGTCTGAGTTTTCTTCGAAAGTCATCTTGATTACAG GCGCTGCGTCGGGTTTCGGACAAGCAACAGCAAATGCATTTGCCAAGAAAGGAGCTTCATTGAGTTTGGTTGATaaagatgaagaaaatttaaataaagttaCCGAGCAATGCAAGAAGGCCGGTGCAAATAAG GTGTTGGCTGTAGTCGCCGATTTACGAGTCGAAGACAACATAGTTCGAGCAATGAACGAAACGATTGAAACGTTCGCCAGGTTGGATGTGCTTGTCAATAACGCAGGAGTTTGTAAACTGGGCTCTGTGGAGAAT GTTCCGATCGATTCTTTTGATTCCACTTTCCACGTGAACGTGAAGGCTCATTTCCACTTCACCCAGCTTGCTGTGCCCCATTTGGAAAAGACGAAAG GAAACGTGATCAACATCGCAAGCATAGTAGGAGAAATGCCGACACCTGGGGCAATTTTCTATGGAATGTCGAAAGCTGCTCTCATATATTTTACCAAATCGGCTGCATTAA GTTTAGCAGAAAAAGGAATCAGAGTGAACGCAGTGGC ACCATCAGGTTGCGACACCAACCTGCTGAACTGGCCGGAATCAAGTCAGCCAGGCATCAGCAtggaggaaattttaaaatttcatgcaAAAGATCAACCGCTAGGTGGCATTAACATCGAGAAGCAAGACGTGGTGGACGCCATCTTGTTTCTGGCATCTAACTCTGCTAGAACCATCACCGGGACCTGTCTGGCTGTGGACAGGGGTCGCTTGCTTGCTGGTTCTATCACCAAGTTAGTGTGA
- the LOC143462285 gene encoding gap junction delta-2 protein-like — MAWHIFEKLLEGVANYSPFIGKVWITFLFMFRLIMVASIGDTVYSDEQSAFKCNTLQPGCENVCFNDFSPISQIRFWAVQILFVGTPSIMFIVYAMHAITTIPPTSQAKKPHESKDEITPEYDDDAIKKKVRRRRSKKPESSMTSSNGVHLPDYDEVIYTGQNMTALSTKGRISKDGKLDELTSRSSGHVTGIDTESIAAVKRIELKKFIEQQNQPEKKTKKKKAAKSDKVRRKKIYQQDGVSEVVTTFWIEIAYAGQAVLRTIIEAGFLYLQYRLYKFTVPEIYRCERVPCPLVVECFVSRPKEKTLFLIFMYAMTVLSLVLNAIELIILAVKWTRRCGKNAGGEDTIFDRKLPVEVIQCRSRQNGQPPIPNTFPDLGPFPRSHDNSFGDSSGGDTMDSDYRFYDV; from the exons ATGGCCTGGCATATATTTGAGAAGCTTCTAGAAGGAGTGGCCAATTATTCTCCTTTTATCGGAAAAGTCTGGATAACTTTTCTCTTTATGTTCAG GTTAATAATGGTGGCGAGCATTGGGGACACGGTGTACAGCGACGAACAGTCAGCGTTCAAATGTAACACGCTGCAACCCGGATGTGAAAACGTTTGCTTCAATGATTTCTCGCCCATCTCGCAAATCAG GTTTTGGGCTGTTCAGATTTTATTTGTGGGCACTCCGAGCATTATGTTCATCGTCTACGCGATGCACGCCATCACTACGATACCTCCTACGTCACAGGCGAAGAAACCACATGAGAGCAAGGATGAAATAACGCCAGAATACGATG ATGACGCAATCAAAAAAAAAGTGCGCCGTCGACGTTCGAAGAAACCCGAATCAAGTATGACGTCATCCAATGGAGTACATCTGCCAGATTATGACGAAGTTATCTACACCGGACAGAATA TGACCGCACTTTCGACCAAGGGAAGAATTTCAAAAGACGGCAAACTGGATGAATTGACGTCACGGTCGAGTGGCCACGTCACCGGCATTGACACGGAAAGCATCGCGGCAGTGAAAAGAATCGAGTTGAAGAAATTTATTGAACAACAGAATCAGCCGGAAAAGaaaac GAAAAAGAAGAAAGCGGCAAAGTCGGACAAAGTTAGAcggaaaaaaatttatcagcAAGATGGCGTGTCCGAGGTGGTGACAACCTTCTGGATTGAGATCGCTTACGCAGGCCAAGCAGTTTTAAGGACGATTATCGAAGCGGGTTTTCTCTATTTGCAG TATCGACTCTACAAATTCACCGTTCCTGAGATTTATCGATGCGAACGAGTCCCCTGCCCACTCGTCGTGGAGTGTTTTGTTTCAAGACCAAAG gaAAAGACGTTATTTCTTATTTTCATGTACGCAATGACGGTACTTTCCCTAGTTTTAAACGCGATAGAACTCATCATACTCGCAGTGAAATGGACGAGAAGATGTGGCAAGAATGCTGGTGGGGAGGACACGATCTTTGACCGTAAACTACCTGTGGAGGTCATACAGTGCAG ATCCCGCCAAAATGGTCAACCCCCAATCCCAAATACATTTCCCGATTTAGGGCCTTTCCCACGGTCACATGATAATTCATTCGGGGATTCCTCAGGTGGCGACACAATGGACAGTGATTACAGGTTCTATGACGTATAG
- the LOC143463168 gene encoding 2-aminoethylphosphonate--pyruvate transaminase-like, with the protein MSLQTIKMAFLANFSKVKVSRIIAPASHRGKSVQQLKAKQKPIRAYSSDVKVLEVKNCAKTTNTEIKCGIDRKLFTPGPVMVSDRVKRAMLHDVGTRHADFTYVIKFIRQALLQVANVTSDSHTAVLLNGSGTMATEAMLQTVIPRKDKKMLVMVNGIYGQRIGQLCNKLNINCDVISHDLTLLEQRLSSADDIIGVMAVQCETSSGMINPVEEIGSVVKGISPDCLYFVDAVTSFGAIPVRMTNIDFLISCANKSLQSVPGISFVVADKETLQKHRGKGSGMVLDVADQCDELDRTGQFRFTPPTHAMLAFKEALLEHIKEGRVEGRAKRFRDNASTLKSEMTKMGFRQLIDDEKNPNGYFVTSFVHPINPLFVFEEFYQRLSDRGHVICPDRSNLPNSFRIGCMGDLYPRDMQNLVDCIEVVCSDMGINLPMDNRPL; encoded by the exons ATGTCattacaaaccattaaaatggCGTTTTTAGCTAACTTCAGCAAAGTTAAAGTAAGCAGGATTATTGCACCAGCCAGTCATCGTGGCAAGTCAGTACAGCAGCTCAAGGCTAAGCAAAAACCTATTCGAG CCTATTCAAGTGACGTCAAAGTGCTAGAAGTaaaaaattgtgcaaaaaCCACAAacactgaaataaaatgtgGAATTGACCGCAAGCTTTTCACTCCCGGACCTGTGATGGTGAGCGACCGAGTTAAGAGGGCGATGCTTCATGACGTTGGTACAAGACACGCTGATTTCACCTACGTTATAAA ATTTATCAGACAAGCTTTGCTTCAAGTGGCAAACGTCACTTCCGACAGTCACACGGCGGTTCTCCTAAATGGAAGCGGTACCATGGCAACCGAGGCGATGCTGCAAACTGTAATTCCGCGAAAAGATAAGAAG ATGCTTGTCATGGTCAATGGAATTTACGGTCAGCGCATCGGACAACTTTGCAACAAACTGAACattaattgtgacgtcatttcccACGACCTCACTTTGTTGGAGCAACGTCTTTCGTCTGCCGATGACATAATCGGGGTCATGGCAGTTCAATGCGAAACATCTTCTGGAATGATCAATCCGGTTGAGGAAATAGGAAGCGTTGTGAAGGGAATATCCCCAG ATTGCTTGTACTTTGTTGACGCGGTAACGAGTTTTGGGGCGATTCCTGTTCGCATGACCAACATCGATTTTCTGATCAGTTGCGCAAACAAATCTCTCCAGAGCGTCCCTGGCATCTCATTTGTGGTCGCAGACAAAGAAACTTTGCAAAA GCACAGAGGAAAAGGCAGTGGTATGGTGCTGGATGTCGCCGATCAATGCGATGAACTGGATAGAACCGGTCAATTCCGGTTTACACCGCCCACTCATGCTATGCTGGCTTTCAAAGAAGCATTGTTGGAACACATCAAGGAAGGAAGAGTGGAAGGCCGGGCGAAAAG GTTCAGAGATAACGCGTCGACTTTGAAATCTGAAATGACCAAGATGGGATTTCGACAGTTAATTGATGACGAAAAAAATCCCAATGGATactttgttacgtcatttgTCCATCCGATCAATCCACTCTTCGTATTTGAAGAGTTCTATCAGCGCTTGAGCGACAGAG GTCACGTGATTTGCCCAGACCGATCAAATCTTCCAAACTCGTTCCGGATTGGCTGCATGGGCGATCTATATCCACGTGACATGCAGAATCTTGTGGATTGCATCGAAGTGGTTTGCTCCGACATGGGAATCAATCTTCCGATGGACAATCGCCCTCTGTGA
- the LOC143462288 gene encoding putative oxidoreductase TM_0325: MSEFASKVVLITGAASGFGQATANAFAKKGASLSLVDKDEENLNKVTKQCKKAGASEVLAVVTDLRVEDNIVRAMNETIETFDRLDVLVNNAGVCKMEPMESAQMESFDSTFHVNVKAHFHFTQLAVPHLEKTKGNVINVSSITGDIPTPTIIFYGMSKAALTYFTKSAALGLAEKGIRVNAVSPSVCDTNILNWSGASTPGTNMEDVLKFLGKEQPLGGINIEKQDVVDAILFLASNSARTITGTCLAVDRGRLLAGAMTKIV, encoded by the exons ATGTCTGAATTTGCTTCGAAAGTCGTCTTGATCACTG GCGCGGCGTCGGGTTTCGGACAAGCTACTGCAAATGCATTTGCCAAGAAAGGAGCTTCATTGAGTTTGGTTGATaaagatgaagaaaatttaaacaaagttaCCAAGCAATGCAAGAAGGCCGGTGCAAGTGAG GTGTTGGCTGTAGTCACCGATTTACGAGTCGAAGACAACATAGTTCGAGCAATGAACGAAACGATTGAAACGTTCGACAGGTTGGATGTGCTTGTCAATAACGCAGGAGTTTGTAAAATGGAGCCCATGGAGAGT GCTCAGATGGAGTCCTTTGATTCCACTTTCCACGTGAACGTGAAGGCTCATTTCCACTTCACCCAGCTTGCTGTGCCCCATTTGGAAAAGACGAAAG GGAATGTGATCAACGTTAGCAGCATAACTGGAGACATTCCTACTCCGACCATAATCTTCTACGGAATGTCGAAGGCCGCTCTCACATATTTCACCAAGTCAGCCGCTTTAG GCTTGGCGGAGAAAGGAATCAGAGTGAACGCGGTGTC ACCTTCAGTTTGCGACACCAATATACTGAATTGGTCGGGAGCAAGTACGCCAGGTACAAACATGGaggatgttttaaagtttctaGGAAAAGAACAACCGCTGGGTGGCATTAACATCGAGAAGCAAGACGTGGTGGACGCCATCTTGTTTCTGGCATCTAATTCTGCCCGAACCATCACCGGGACCTGTTTGGCTGTGGACAGAGGTCGCTTGCTTGCTGGTGCTATGACCAAGATAGTATAA
- the LOC143462289 gene encoding 3-oxoacyl-[acyl-carrier-protein] reductase FabG-like, with protein MSEYIAKVILITGAASGIGQAIANAFAKKGASLSLVDKDEENLNKVTEQCKKAGASKVLAVVADLRVEDNIVRAMNETIETFDRLDVLVNNAGVCRFGSVENVPIESFDFIFHVNVKAHFHFTQLAVPHLEKTKGNVINVSSIGGEMPTPGAIFYGMSKAALIYFTKSAALDLASKGIRMNAVAPAPCDTNLLNWPGTAVTMKDILEFHAKEQPLGGVNIEKQDVVDAILFLASDSARTITGTSLAVDRGRMLLGAITKLA; from the exons ATGTCTGAGTATATCGCAAAAGTGATTTTGATTACAG GCGCGGCGTCTGGTATTGGCCAAGCAATTGCAAATGCATTTGCCAAGAAAGGAGCTTCATTGAGTTTGGTTGATaaagatgaagaaaatttaaataaagttaCCGAGCAATGCAAGAAGGCCGGTGCAAGTAAG GTGTTGGCTGTAGTCGCCGATTTACGAGTCGAAGACAACATAGTTCGAGCAATGAACGAAACGATTGAAACGTTCGACAGATTGGATGTGCTTGTCAATAACGCAGGAGTTTGTAGATTCGGCTCTGTGGAGAAC GTTCCGATCGAATCATTCGATTTCATTTTCCACGTGAACGTGAAGGCTCATTTCCACTTCACCCAGCTTGCTGTGCCCCATTTGGAAAAGACGAAAG GGAATGTGATCAACGTTAGCAGCATAGGAGGAGAAATGCCGACACCTGGGGCAATTTTCTACGGAATGTCGAAAGCTGCTCTCATATATTTTACGAAATCGGCTGCATTAG ATTTGGCAAGCAAAGGAATCAGAATGAACGCAGTGGC GCCAGCACCTTGCGACACAAACTTATTGAATTGGCCAGGAACAGCAGTCACCATGAAAGACATTTTGGAGTTTCATGCAAAAGAACAACCGCTGGGTGGCGTCAACATCGAGAAACAAGACGTGGTGGACGCCATCTTGTTTCTGGCATCTGACTCTGCCCGAACAATCACCGGGACCTCTCTGGCTGTGGACAGGGGTCGTATGCTTCTTGGAGCTATCACCAAACTAGCGTGA
- the LOC143463169 gene encoding 2-aminoethylphosphonate--pyruvate transaminase-like has protein sequence MAVIPVTNFSKVNIRRFIATASHLAKPDQQCQVKEKLFQAYSGGVKLLEKKSDVKTTNIDSERGIDRKLFTPGPVMVSDRVKRAMLHDVGTRHADFTYVVKFIRQALLQVANVTSDSHTAVLLNGSGTMGTEAMLQTVIPRKDKKMLVMANGIYGQRIGQLCNKLNINYDVISHDLPSLKQRLSSADDIIGVMAVQCETSSGMINPVEEIGSVVKGISPDCLYFVDAVTSFGAIPVRMTNIDFLISCSNKSLQSVPGISFVVADKETLQKHRGKGSGMVLDVADQCDELDRTGQFRFTPPTHAMLAFKEALLEHIKEGRVEGRAKRFRDNASTLKSEMNKMGFRQLIDDAKNPNGYLLTSFLHPINPLFLFDKFYERLSDKGHVICPERTNLPNSFRIGCMGDLYPRDMQNLVDCIEVVCSDMGINLPMDDRPL, from the exons ATGGCGGTAATACCGGTAACAAACTTCAGCAAGGTAAATATCAGAAGGTTCATTGCAACAGCCAGTCATCTTGCCAAGCCAGACCAGCAGTGCCAGgttaaagaaaaactttttcaag CGTATTCAGGTGGCGTCAAACTGCTAGAAAAGAAAAGTGATGTCAAAACCACAAACATTGATTCTGAACGTGGAATTGACCGCAAGCTTTTCACTCCCGGACCTGTGATGGTGAGCGACCGAGTTAAGAGGGCGATGCTTCATGATGTTGGTACAAGACACGCTGATTTCACCTACGTTGTAAA ATTTATCAGACAAGCTTTGCTTCAAGTTGCGAACGTCACTTCCGACAGTCACACGGCGGTTCTCCTAAATGGAAGCGGTACCATGGGAACCGAGGCGATGCTACAAACTGTAATTCCGCGAAAAGATAAAAAG ATGCTTGTCATGGCCAATGGAATTTACGGTCAGCGCATCGGACAACTTTGCAACAAACTCAAcattaattatgacgtcatttcccACGACCTTCCTTCGCTGAAGCAACGTCTTTCGTCTGCCGATGACATAATCGGGGTCATGGCAGTTCAATGCGAAACATCTTCTGGAATGATCAATCCGGTCGAGGAAATAGGAAGCGTTGTGAAGGGAATATCCCCAG ATTGCTTGTACTTTGTTGACGCGGTAACGAGTTTTGGGGCGATTCCTGTTCGCATGACCAACATCGATTTTCTGATCAGTTGCTCAAACAAATCTCTCCAGAGCGTCCCTGGCATCTCATTTGTGGTCGCAGACAAAGAAACTTTGCAAAA GCATAGAGGAAAAGGCAGTGGTATGGTGCTGGATGTCGCTGATCAATGCGATGAACTGGATAGAACCGGTCAATTCCGGTTTACACCGCCCACTCACGCCATGCTGGCTTTCAAGGAAGCATTGTTGGAACACATCAAGGAAGGAAGAGTCGAAGGCCGGGCGAAAAG GTTCAGAGATAACGCGTCGACTTTGAAATCTGAAATGAACAAGATGGGATTCCGACAGTTAATTGATGACGCAAAAAATCCCAATGGATACCTTCTTACGTCATTTCTCCATCCGATCAATCCACTTTTCTTGTTCGACAAGTTCTATGAACGCTTAAGTGATAAGG GTCACGTGATTTGCCCAGAACGAACAAACCTTCCAAACTCGTTCCGGATTGGCTGCATGGGCGATCTATATCCACGTGACATGCAGAATCTTGTGGATTGCATCGAAGTGGTTTGCTCCGACATGGGAATCAATCTTCCGATGGACGATCGCCctctgtga